The Bacillus sp. Y1 genome has a window encoding:
- a CDS encoding ABC transporter ATP-binding protein, translating into MKKAIETKQLTLSYGDSIIIDELDLTIPKGEITVFIGGNGCGKSTLLRSIARLLKPKSGEIVLNGKEITKMSSKDVAKQMAVLPQGPVAPEGLTVLQLVKQGRYPYQTWLKQWSSEDEEKVYQALEATGLLDLKERSVDSLSGGQRQRAWIAMTLAQDTDFILLDEPTTYLDMTHQIDILDLLFELNERENRTIVMVLHDLNLACRYAHNIVAVKDKKIAAMGKPEDVVTRGLVKQVFEMDCEISIDPLFGTPLCIPYGKGRTVFRQAGAVNG; encoded by the coding sequence GTGAAAAAAGCTATTGAAACGAAACAATTAACGCTATCATATGGTGACTCCATCATTATAGATGAATTAGATTTGACGATCCCGAAAGGTGAAATTACTGTATTCATAGGTGGCAATGGTTGTGGGAAATCAACTCTTTTACGCTCAATTGCTCGGTTATTAAAGCCAAAAAGCGGGGAAATCGTATTAAATGGAAAAGAGATTACAAAGATGTCCTCAAAGGATGTGGCAAAGCAAATGGCCGTGTTGCCGCAAGGACCGGTTGCACCTGAAGGTCTAACGGTTCTTCAACTGGTGAAGCAAGGCCGCTATCCCTACCAAACATGGCTTAAGCAATGGTCTAGTGAGGATGAAGAGAAGGTCTATCAGGCACTTGAAGCAACCGGGTTGCTCGATTTAAAGGAACGGTCAGTGGACTCTCTTTCAGGTGGTCAACGTCAAAGAGCGTGGATTGCAATGACATTAGCACAGGATACGGACTTTATTCTTCTTGACGAACCAACCACCTATTTAGATATGACACATCAAATTGACATACTTGATTTATTATTTGAGCTGAATGAGAGGGAAAATCGCACGATCGTGATGGTTCTTCATGACTTAAACTTAGCGTGTCGGTATGCGCATAATATTGTGGCAGTAAAGGACAAGAAAATAGCAGCAATGGGGAAGCCAGAGGATGTAGTGACAAGAGGTCTTGTGAAGCAGGTATTCGAAATGGATTGCGAAATTTCCATTGACCCTTTATTCGGGACCCCGCTTTGCATCCCATATGGAAAGGGAAGAACGGTATTTAGACAGGCAGGAGCAGTCAATGGATAA
- a CDS encoding IucA/IucC family C-terminal-domain containing protein — MDNFFSETELSQLKNYRFTLEKVHQESDLSITLSELLQKDQLRTFISRASEHIGSPNVKVTASMFIKRYAFLSAIYLYAMTAFNKRFHIHLEHMHLQTDEQDPLWLPSFYFSEWSISEPTVDRDQWRYEAIADFFSNIVTPIVESVKTESKQSKLVLWENIAIYIFWLYESVLSENEDDEVCGRAVEDLYFIAQQAPGSLFGSYHENPIKKHFHEKRYIPELGEEVRVRTTCCFFYALTGTPDRCKICPQTCNRPKKVHKNGGNS; from the coding sequence ATGGATAACTTTTTTTCAGAAACAGAATTAAGTCAACTGAAGAATTATCGATTTACATTGGAAAAAGTTCATCAAGAATCTGATCTATCGATTACGTTAAGTGAGCTTCTTCAAAAAGATCAGCTTCGAACCTTTATCAGTCGTGCTTCCGAGCATATTGGGTCGCCGAATGTAAAAGTGACAGCATCCATGTTTATTAAAAGATACGCTTTTTTATCAGCCATTTATTTGTATGCGATGACCGCTTTTAACAAACGATTTCATATACATCTTGAGCATATGCATCTTCAAACAGACGAACAAGATCCACTCTGGCTTCCTTCTTTCTATTTCTCAGAGTGGAGTATTAGTGAACCTACAGTTGATAGAGATCAATGGAGATATGAAGCCATAGCTGACTTTTTCTCCAATATCGTCACTCCCATTGTGGAAAGTGTGAAGACGGAGTCAAAACAATCTAAACTTGTATTATGGGAAAATATTGCAATTTATATTTTTTGGCTATATGAATCCGTTTTGTCTGAAAATGAAGATGATGAGGTTTGTGGGCGTGCAGTGGAAGATTTATACTTCATTGCTCAACAAGCACCAGGATCATTGTTTGGGAGTTATCACGAAAATCCAATTAAGAAGCATTTTCATGAAAAACGTTATATTCCTGAGCTCGGAGAAGAAGTTCGTGTACGAACCACTTGCTGCTTCTTTTATGCCTTAACAGGAACACCGGATCGTTGTAAAATTTGTCCGCAAACTTGTAATCGACCAAAAAAGGTACATAAGAACGGAGGGAACTCGTGA
- a CDS encoding FecCD family ABC transporter permease produces the protein MKQYQNLRWFQGKVSILIDRKASFVMLCLLLVTMAVFIISTGLGDMKINPVTVVSVLFGGGTEMEKLVIQSFRLPRIIVALVVGMSLAVAGGILQGMIRNPLASPDVLGITGGASTAVVLFLAIFSNESNALTVSIQWMPLAAFIGSAVAGLLVYIFAWKNGVSPVRLVLIGIGLSALFQALTTMMMLLGPIYRASQANIWITGTVHGSTWTNVFTIVPWAFTLMLVAFFMARKVNVLGLGDDVATSVGTHVQKLRFVLLLISTALIGSSVAFAGGIGFVGLMAPHMARRLVGSVYGALLPVSALIGAILVMVADLIGRTMFSPLEIPAGVFTAGIGAPYFIYLLFKTRNA, from the coding sequence GTGAAGCAATATCAAAATCTTCGATGGTTTCAAGGGAAAGTGTCTATATTAATAGATAGAAAAGCAAGCTTTGTGATGCTTTGCTTGCTGCTAGTAACAATGGCTGTTTTCATTATTAGCACCGGTTTAGGTGATATGAAAATAAACCCTGTCACGGTTGTCTCGGTTTTATTTGGCGGGGGAACAGAAATGGAAAAGCTCGTGATTCAATCCTTTCGTCTGCCAAGGATCATTGTCGCTTTAGTCGTGGGAATGTCACTGGCTGTAGCTGGGGGCATTTTGCAAGGGATGATTAGAAATCCACTAGCTTCCCCAGATGTTCTTGGAATTACTGGCGGAGCATCAACAGCCGTTGTGTTATTTTTGGCCATCTTTAGTAATGAAAGCAATGCGTTAACGGTTAGCATTCAATGGATGCCGCTTGCAGCTTTTATTGGATCGGCTGTTGCTGGTCTACTCGTCTATATCTTTGCGTGGAAAAACGGAGTGTCCCCGGTTCGCCTTGTACTAATAGGGATCGGGTTATCAGCCCTTTTTCAAGCACTAACTACGATGATGATGCTCCTTGGCCCGATCTACCGGGCAAGCCAAGCAAATATCTGGATTACTGGAACGGTCCATGGCTCAACTTGGACCAATGTGTTTACGATTGTACCGTGGGCATTCACTCTCATGTTGGTTGCCTTTTTTATGGCTAGAAAAGTGAATGTACTAGGATTAGGTGATGATGTAGCTACAAGTGTAGGGACTCATGTACAAAAACTAAGATTTGTACTGTTGCTCATAAGCACAGCTTTAATAGGAAGTTCTGTTGCCTTTGCCGGAGGAATTGGATTCGTTGGTTTAATGGCACCACATATGGCTCGCCGTCTAGTGGGCTCAGTATATGGGGCATTACTTCCGGTCTCCGCTTTAATCGGTGCCATTTTGGTTATGGTGGCCGATTTGATTGGTCGAACGATGTTCTCTCCATTAGAGATTCCAGCAGGCGTGTTTACAGCAGGTATCGGTGCACCGTACTTTATTTATCTTCTTTTTAAAACAAGAAATGCATAA
- a CDS encoding proline dehydrogenase family protein — protein sequence MEQLMRDFFLFLSKNKALTKLAKRYGLRFGASRFVAGETIELATRVIQDLNKKGLLVTIDYLGEFVDNEKEANEMADNSILAIETIGREKLQSQLSLKMTSMGLDISEDVVLHNMRRILEAAKKNNVFVTIDMEDYSRVQKTIDIFKLLKSEYDNVGTVIQAYLYRTEKDIKELNEYHPNLRLVKGAYKESPEVAFPDKKDVDANFKKIINRHMLNGNYTAVATHDDAIIEYTKQLAKNNRISNDQFEFQMLYGIRPERQIELVEEGYKMRVYVPYGTDWYGYFMRRLAERPANVAFVLKGMLKK from the coding sequence ATGGAACAACTGATGAGAGATTTCTTTTTATTCCTTTCTAAAAATAAAGCATTAACCAAACTAGCAAAGCGGTATGGATTAAGATTCGGGGCATCACGGTTTGTTGCTGGTGAAACGATTGAACTTGCAACTCGTGTCATTCAAGACCTCAATAAAAAAGGTCTACTCGTTACAATCGATTATTTAGGCGAATTTGTCGACAATGAGAAAGAAGCAAATGAAATGGCCGACAACTCAATACTTGCGATAGAGACAATCGGCCGGGAAAAACTTCAATCGCAATTATCATTAAAAATGACGTCGATGGGATTAGATATTTCAGAAGACGTTGTTCTTCACAATATGAGAAGAATACTAGAAGCAGCGAAAAAGAACAATGTGTTCGTAACGATAGATATGGAAGACTACTCTCGTGTGCAGAAAACGATCGATATTTTTAAGCTATTAAAAAGTGAATACGACAATGTTGGTACGGTTATTCAGGCCTATTTATATCGAACGGAAAAGGATATCAAGGAGCTGAATGAGTACCATCCGAATTTACGACTTGTGAAGGGGGCATACAAAGAATCCCCCGAAGTAGCATTTCCTGATAAAAAGGATGTAGATGCCAATTTTAAAAAAATCATAAATAGACATATGCTAAACGGAAATTACACGGCTGTTGCCACCCATGATGATGCGATCATTGAATACACCAAACAGCTCGCCAAAAACAATCGCATCAGCAACGACCAATTTGAGTTCCAAATGCTCTATGGCATTCGCCCGGAAAGGCAAATAGAGTTAGTTGAAGAAGGTTATAAAATGAGAGTATACGTCCCATATGGAACCGACTGGTACGGCTACTTCATGCGCCGCCTAGCCGAACGCCCAGCGAATGTTGCCTTCGTACTGAAGGGAATGCTTAAAAAGTAA
- a CDS encoding 3-hydroxyacyl-CoA dehydrogenase/enoyl-CoA hydratase family protein produces MQQIKKAAVLGSGVMGSGIAAHLANIGIPTLLLDIVPRELSDDEKKKGLSLEDKAVRNRISQTALQKLLKQKPAPLTSKSNLALIEAGNFEDDLSRLSEVDWIIEVVVENLSIKQQIFEKVDQYRKPGSFVSSNTSGISVEAMTEGRSEDFQKHFLGTHFFNPPRYLKLLEIIPTQHTSPDVLHFMKQYGEDILGKGVVVAKDTPNFIANRIGTYGLLVTVREMLKGGYGVGEVDSVTGPLIGRPKSATFRTLDVVGLDTFAHVAKNVYDQVDGTEKEVFEVPAFMNQMLEKGWFGSKSGQGFFLKKGKEILELDPATLEYVERKKLKTASIEMSKQEKGLENKMKALVYANDRAGELLWKIFSPVLVYSAELLGTIADDIVAIDHAMKWGFGWEQGPFEVWDAIGLEKSIVKMEKDGLTVPSWIKEMLANGHTSFYKEEENGDLFFYTNGDYKLVEENRKVINLKKIKKQRGVIKKNSGASLIDLGDGVALLEFHSQSNAIGLDIVQMINFAVEEVEKNFKGLVIGNQGKNFCVGANLAMILMEAQDDNIFEIDMVVRHFQQAMMKIKYSTKPVVAAPFAMTLGGGTEVCLPAAHIQATMETYMGLVEVGVGLIPGGGGNKELYMKFLNSMPNGVPFDLQNVANKVFETIAMAKVSTSGEEARENNFLNKADAVSVNGDHQLYDAKQAVLALYDKGYKPPVRKKIPVVGETGYATLLLGAQTMHYSGYISEHDLKIAKKLAYVIAGGKVPFGTEVDEQYLLDLEKEAFLSLIAEPKSQARMQHMLLKGKPLRN; encoded by the coding sequence ATCCAACAAATTAAAAAAGCTGCTGTTTTAGGCTCGGGGGTAATGGGGTCTGGTATTGCCGCACACCTTGCCAATATCGGGATTCCAACATTGCTATTAGATATTGTTCCGCGCGAACTAAGTGACGACGAGAAGAAAAAGGGGTTATCGCTAGAAGATAAAGCGGTAAGAAATCGTATCAGCCAAACAGCTCTACAAAAGCTGTTAAAGCAAAAACCTGCACCATTAACCTCAAAAAGTAATTTAGCCCTCATCGAAGCAGGAAATTTTGAAGATGATCTATCAAGACTCAGCGAAGTTGACTGGATCATTGAAGTAGTTGTGGAAAATTTATCTATTAAGCAGCAGATTTTCGAGAAGGTTGATCAATATCGAAAGCCTGGCAGCTTTGTAAGCTCAAATACATCTGGTATTTCTGTAGAGGCGATGACAGAAGGCCGCTCTGAAGACTTCCAAAAGCATTTCCTTGGTACTCACTTTTTTAACCCACCTAGATACTTAAAACTTTTAGAAATCATTCCAACTCAACATACATCACCCGATGTACTTCATTTTATGAAGCAGTACGGGGAAGATATTCTCGGAAAAGGCGTTGTTGTTGCTAAGGACACGCCAAATTTTATCGCTAACCGAATTGGTACGTACGGTCTGTTAGTTACAGTAAGGGAAATGTTAAAAGGTGGATACGGCGTTGGAGAAGTGGATTCTGTAACGGGACCGCTAATCGGACGACCAAAGAGTGCAACCTTCCGTACATTGGATGTGGTTGGACTAGATACATTTGCGCACGTAGCAAAAAACGTGTATGACCAAGTGGATGGTACAGAGAAAGAAGTTTTTGAGGTACCTGCCTTCATGAATCAAATGCTTGAAAAAGGTTGGTTTGGAAGTAAATCTGGTCAAGGGTTCTTCCTGAAAAAAGGAAAAGAAATTCTCGAATTAGATCCGGCCACTCTTGAATACGTGGAACGAAAAAAATTAAAAACCGCCTCCATTGAAATGAGCAAACAGGAAAAAGGCTTAGAAAATAAAATGAAAGCGCTTGTATATGCGAACGATCGTGCTGGAGAACTGCTATGGAAAATTTTTAGTCCGGTACTTGTGTATTCTGCTGAGTTACTCGGTACGATTGCCGATGATATCGTCGCGATTGACCATGCCATGAAATGGGGCTTCGGTTGGGAGCAAGGTCCATTTGAAGTATGGGATGCCATTGGGCTAGAAAAATCGATTGTCAAAATGGAGAAAGACGGTCTCACCGTTCCAAGCTGGATAAAGGAAATGCTAGCAAATGGTCATACAAGCTTTTATAAGGAAGAAGAAAACGGTGATCTTTTCTTCTATACCAATGGTGATTACAAGCTTGTAGAAGAAAACCGAAAGGTTATCAACCTGAAAAAAATCAAAAAACAGCGTGGCGTTATTAAGAAGAATAGTGGTGCAAGCTTGATTGATCTTGGAGATGGAGTAGCCCTTCTAGAATTCCACTCACAAAGTAATGCGATTGGGCTCGATATTGTGCAAATGATTAATTTTGCTGTTGAAGAAGTGGAAAAGAATTTCAAGGGCTTGGTGATTGGGAATCAAGGTAAGAACTTCTGCGTTGGGGCAAATCTTGCCATGATTCTTATGGAAGCGCAGGATGATAATATTTTTGAAATTGATATGGTCGTTCGTCACTTCCAACAAGCGATGATGAAAATTAAGTACAGTACAAAGCCAGTCGTTGCCGCACCATTTGCGATGACCCTAGGTGGTGGTACAGAGGTCTGTCTACCAGCTGCGCATATTCAAGCGACAATGGAAACGTACATGGGACTTGTGGAAGTCGGGGTAGGACTTATCCCTGGAGGTGGCGGTAACAAAGAGCTATACATGAAGTTTTTAAACAGCATGCCAAACGGAGTTCCATTTGACCTTCAAAACGTGGCGAATAAAGTGTTTGAAACGATTGCAATGGCAAAGGTGTCCACATCGGGAGAGGAAGCGCGTGAAAACAACTTCTTGAATAAAGCAGACGCTGTCAGTGTAAACGGAGACCACCAGCTTTATGACGCAAAGCAGGCAGTTCTAGCACTTTATGACAAAGGGTATAAGCCACCGGTCCGAAAGAAGATTCCAGTAGTCGGTGAAACGGGCTACGCCACCTTACTTCTAGGAGCACAAACGATGCATTACTCCGGATATATTTCAGAGCACGATTTGAAAATTGCAAAGAAACTAGCTTATGTGATTGCGGGCGGAAAAGTGCCATTTGGAACAGAAGTTGATGAGCAATATTTGCTTGACCTTGAGAAAGAGGCTTTCTTGAGCTTAATTGCAGAGCCAAAATCACAAGCAAGAATGCAGCATATGCTTCTAAAAGGAAAACCATTACGCAACTAA
- a CDS encoding YuzL family protein, with translation MAKIKKNPSKAGVSAASVKGDAGPTVENDGGGKRNSQNNQYKR, from the coding sequence ATGGCAAAGATCAAGAAAAACCCATCAAAGGCTGGCGTAAGTGCCGCTAGTGTTAAGGGTGATGCAGGCCCAACTGTTGAAAATGATGGTGGTGGAAAAAGAAACAGCCAGAACAACCAGTATAAGAGATAA
- a CDS encoding acetyl-CoA C-acetyltransferase — protein MREAVIVAGARTPVGKSKKGSLASVRPDDLGALVVKETLKRAGNYDGNIDDLIIGCAMPEAEQGLNMARNIGALAGLPDTVPAITINRYCSSGLQSIAYAAEKIMIGHADTIIAGGAESMSLVPMMGHVVRPNAKLAETAPQYYMGMGHTAEEVARKFGISREDQDAFAVRSHQKAAKALQEGKFVDEIVPVDVILRSVGKDNKLTEKPFVFSQDEGVRPESTVETLAKLRPAFSVTGTVTAGNSSQTSDGAAAVMVMDREKAEAGGLTPLVKFRSFAVGGVPPEIMGIGPVVAIPKALKLAGLELSDIGLFELNEAFASQSIQVIRELGIDEEKVNVNGGAIALGHPLGCTGAKLTLSLIHEMKRRNQQFGVVTMCIGGGMGAAGVFELL, from the coding sequence ATGAGAGAAGCGGTTATCGTTGCTGGAGCACGAACTCCAGTGGGAAAATCAAAAAAAGGGTCGCTTGCCAGCGTTAGACCTGATGATCTTGGTGCACTGGTTGTAAAAGAGACCTTAAAGCGAGCAGGGAATTACGATGGAAATATCGATGACTTAATTATTGGCTGTGCTATGCCTGAAGCAGAGCAAGGGTTAAATATGGCAAGAAATATTGGGGCGCTTGCAGGACTTCCTGATACAGTGCCTGCAATTACCATCAATCGTTATTGTTCATCAGGGCTTCAGTCGATTGCCTATGCGGCAGAAAAGATCATGATTGGTCATGCCGACACCATCATTGCTGGTGGAGCAGAATCAATGAGCTTAGTACCGATGATGGGGCATGTGGTTCGACCAAACGCCAAACTGGCTGAGACAGCTCCTCAATACTATATGGGGATGGGGCACACAGCAGAAGAGGTAGCAAGAAAATTTGGAATTTCTCGTGAAGATCAGGATGCTTTTGCGGTAAGAAGTCACCAAAAAGCAGCAAAAGCTCTTCAAGAAGGAAAGTTTGTTGATGAAATTGTACCAGTAGACGTTATTTTACGCTCGGTTGGAAAAGACAATAAACTAACCGAAAAACCATTCGTTTTTAGCCAAGACGAGGGAGTTCGTCCTGAGTCAACGGTAGAAACATTAGCAAAGCTTCGTCCGGCCTTTTCGGTAACAGGAACCGTTACTGCAGGGAATTCTTCGCAAACAAGTGATGGAGCCGCAGCCGTCATGGTTATGGATCGTGAAAAAGCAGAGGCTGGGGGACTCACGCCGCTTGTCAAATTCCGATCATTCGCTGTTGGAGGCGTGCCACCTGAAATTATGGGTATTGGTCCAGTTGTAGCAATTCCTAAAGCATTAAAGCTTGCTGGATTAGAGTTATCGGATATCGGATTATTTGAACTAAATGAAGCCTTTGCCTCTCAATCAATTCAAGTCATTCGAGAACTAGGAATTGATGAGGAAAAGGTAAATGTGAACGGTGGAGCGATTGCACTAGGTCATCCACTTGGCTGTACCGGTGCGAAGCTAACCCTTTCTCTAATTCACGAAATGAAGAGACGTAATCAACAATTTGGGGTTGTCACGATGTGTATCGGTGGCGGTATGGGTGCTGCCGGAGTGTTCGAACTTTTATAA
- a CDS encoding ABC transporter substrate-binding protein yields the protein MKLIKFSFTMLTILILSLLAACGSNEEASTGSDKEDAKPENTSYTVEHAMGTTTIPDTPKKVVILTNEGTEALLALGVTPAGAVQSWTANGDPWYEHIADDMKDVQVVGFETDTQVNLEAIAALQPDLIIGNKMRQESIYDQLSAIAPTVFSETLRGDWKENFELYAKALNKVEEGNKVISDYDTRVADLKTELGDQLQKKVSIVRFLAADVRIYQKDSFSGVILDQLGFARPESQDVNEFAIKGATKEQIPLMDGDTLFYFTYETGDGAATQVEKEWIEDPLFKNLEVAKQGNVYKIDDAIWNTAGGVIAANLMLDDIEKYFLK from the coding sequence ATGAAACTTATTAAATTTTCTTTCACTATGTTGACCATTTTAATTCTTAGTCTTCTAGCAGCATGCGGAAGCAACGAAGAAGCGTCCACAGGAAGCGATAAAGAGGATGCAAAGCCGGAAAATACAAGCTATACCGTTGAGCACGCAATGGGGACAACCACTATTCCTGATACACCTAAAAAGGTTGTTATTTTAACAAATGAAGGAACAGAAGCATTATTAGCATTAGGAGTCACACCTGCTGGAGCGGTTCAATCTTGGACAGCAAATGGAGATCCTTGGTATGAGCATATTGCTGATGACATGAAGGATGTTCAAGTGGTTGGATTTGAAACAGATACACAAGTAAATCTTGAAGCGATTGCTGCTTTACAACCGGATTTAATTATTGGAAACAAAATGCGTCAAGAATCGATTTATGATCAACTAAGTGCCATTGCTCCAACTGTATTCTCTGAAACATTACGCGGAGACTGGAAGGAAAACTTTGAGCTTTACGCAAAGGCGTTAAATAAAGTTGAAGAAGGAAACAAAGTGATTTCTGATTACGATACTCGTGTTGCTGATTTGAAAACAGAGCTCGGTGACCAACTTCAGAAAAAAGTATCCATCGTCCGTTTCCTAGCAGCTGATGTGCGTATTTATCAAAAGGACTCTTTCTCTGGTGTGATACTAGATCAATTAGGTTTTGCTCGTCCTGAAAGTCAAGATGTGAATGAATTCGCGATTAAAGGTGCAACAAAAGAACAGATTCCATTGATGGATGGAGACACTCTATTCTATTTCACTTATGAAACAGGTGACGGAGCAGCAACTCAAGTAGAGAAGGAATGGATTGAAGATCCACTATTTAAAAATCTTGAGGTTGCCAAGCAAGGAAATGTTTATAAAATCGATGATGCGATCTGGAATACAGCTGGCGGAGTTATAGCAGCAAACCTGATGCTTGATGACATCGAAAAGTATTTCTT
- a CDS encoding YusU family protein produces the protein MSNNLDEKINGLLTKYTELLLGEADVDHVEKVKAWILYSHMSKSMPALVKHWNDTYPDAKNEIKETINEIKELNEAHRQAKK, from the coding sequence GTGAGCAATAACCTAGATGAAAAGATCAATGGATTACTAACCAAATATACCGAGTTGCTACTAGGTGAGGCAGATGTTGATCATGTGGAAAAAGTGAAGGCATGGATCCTGTATTCTCACATGAGTAAATCAATGCCCGCTCTTGTTAAGCATTGGAACGACACGTATCCTGATGCTAAGAATGAGATTAAGGAAACGATTAATGAAATCAAAGAATTAAATGAAGCGCACAGACAAGCGAAGAAATAA
- a CDS encoding FecCD family ABC transporter permease — protein sequence MLLKNNSQRIAGLIFVVLLFLYLIGASIVYGYTDTSWKMAWEAFQNNNGSNEHLVIETVRLPRALIAAAVGSSLAIAGALMQTLTKNPLASPSIFGINAGAGFAVVIAVSLFQMSHLQAFAWIAFLGAAVAAISVYFIGSLGREGLTPMKLTLAGAAIAAMFSSFTQGFLVLSEVALDQVLFWLAGSIQGRKLEILVSVIPYFVVGWIGALLLASKLNVLSMGEDVAKALGIRTGLLKIGIGLIVILLAGGSVAVAGPVGFIGIVIPHITRSIVGIDHKWVIPYSAFLGAILLLLADILARYVIMPEEVPVGVMTAIIGTPFFIYIARRGFNAK from the coding sequence ATGCTGTTAAAAAATAATTCTCAAAGAATTGCCGGACTTATTTTTGTCGTTTTATTATTTCTCTATTTAATAGGTGCAAGCATTGTTTATGGATATACTGATACGTCGTGGAAAATGGCATGGGAAGCGTTTCAAAATAATAATGGATCAAACGAGCATTTAGTGATTGAAACGGTTCGATTGCCAAGAGCATTAATTGCTGCGGCAGTAGGTAGTAGTCTCGCCATCGCAGGTGCTTTGATGCAAACATTAACAAAGAATCCATTGGCTTCACCTAGCATTTTTGGTATCAATGCTGGAGCAGGTTTTGCTGTGGTTATAGCCGTATCACTTTTTCAAATGAGTCATTTACAAGCCTTTGCGTGGATTGCTTTTCTTGGTGCAGCTGTTGCTGCTATCAGCGTCTATTTCATCGGGTCGCTCGGACGAGAAGGACTAACTCCGATGAAGCTAACATTGGCTGGTGCTGCCATTGCTGCGATGTTTTCCTCCTTTACACAAGGTTTTCTTGTATTAAGTGAAGTCGCACTCGATCAAGTATTGTTTTGGTTAGCTGGTTCTATTCAAGGGAGAAAACTCGAAATTCTTGTTTCTGTTATCCCTTACTTCGTCGTTGGTTGGATTGGTGCGTTACTTCTCGCCTCCAAGCTTAACGTTCTATCAATGGGAGAAGATGTGGCTAAAGCACTCGGTATTCGTACCGGGTTATTAAAAATTGGAATTGGCCTAATTGTCATTTTATTAGCAGGTGGGTCGGTAGCAGTAGCTGGTCCTGTCGGCTTTATTGGAATTGTGATTCCCCATATTACAAGAAGTATTGTAGGAATTGATCATAAATGGGTCATTCCTTATTCTGCATTTTTAGGAGCCATTCTTTTGCTTTTGGCTGATATTCTTGCAAGGTATGTCATTATGCCTGAGGAAGTACCAGTCGGCGTGATGACAGCGATCATAGGGACTCCTTTCTTTATCTATATTGCTAGAAGGGGGTTTAACGCAAAGTGA